The sequence below is a genomic window from Candidatus Omnitrophota bacterium.
GAGACTTCCAACGACTCCTGCGTGGTCGGCAACTGGAGCTTCAGTTGGATCGTCTCCTCGACTTCCACTTGCTCCTGCACCTGACATCGCATCCCCATCGCGCTGACATCGATGACGCGGGTGGGCTGCCAGGGACCTATCTCGCTGAGCCGGCGGTACTGGGCATCCAGCGGAATCGGGGCCCGCTCAAATTTTCTCGCTTCGGCCGTCATCCTTATCCCTCAGCGCCCGCGCTGCTGAAACACCCCCGTGGCGCGCGCAACCGCGGCCTGGCTGGCCTCATCGGGAAACTCAAACGCCACGCCGAGCTCCATAATCGATGCGATGCGGCCCGCCCGCGCCCACACCACTTTCGCGGGAAGGCGCAGCGGGTGTGCCACGGTCGGAAGGACCAGCTGCAGCTCCAGCGGATCGCCGGCCTTCAGCAGCAGCGACTCCGTCATGAACCGCGCACCCCCGACACTCAGATCCCGCAGCGGCGAGACCAGCCAGGAGCCGCCTCCCGCATCCGGGGCGCGGTGCCGTACGAGAAACGCGCGAGGTGCGCGCGCGCCTCCTCGCCGTTCCGTCTCGACCATTAGCCCTTGAGCAGTTCGTGGTACCGTTGAATCGGGGTGACCGCCAACTGATGCTTGATGAGCACCGCAATGCCGTTGACCGAGGCTTGAGCTCCGGAAATCGTCGTGATGCACGGGATGCCGAGCATGGCGGCCGCCGAGCGGATCTGCACTTCATCCGCCCGCGGCAGGCGGCCCGATGGCGTGTTAATCACGAGCTGGATGCGGCCGCTCTTGAGCGCATCGAGGATGTTGGGCCGCCCCTCATGGATCTTATTGACGAGCGTGGCATGCAGCCCGTAGCGCTGCAGGGCTTTCATCGTCCCGCGCGTGGCGATCAGCTGAAAGCCCATCTCCTCGAGCCGCTGGGCGATCAAGGCGACCGACCGCTTGTCGCGGTTCTTCACGCTGATGAACACGGTGCCGGTTTTCGGCAGCAGCTGCCCGGCCGCAATCTGGGATTTGAGAAATGCCCGGCCGAAATCCTCGTCAATGCCCATGACCTCTCCGGTGGAGCGCATCTCGGGCCCGAGGATGATGTCGACACCGGCAAACCGCGAGAACGGAAAGACGGATTCTTTCACCGCGGTAAACGACGGCGTGATTTCCTCCGTCACCCCTTGGGCGGCGAGGCTGATCCCGACCATCGCGCGCGTGGCGATCTTGGCCAGCGGCAGCCCGACCGCTTTGGAGATAAACGGCACGGTCCGCGAGGCGCGCGGGTTGACTTCCAAGATGTACACGAGATCGTCCTTGACGGCGAATTGCACGTTCATCAGCCCGACGACCTTCAGGGCCTTCGCCAGCTTCTGCGCCGCCTGGCGGATCTCGGCCAGGGTGTCGTCGTGCAGCGTGTGGGGGGGCAGCACCATCGCTGAATCCCCGGAGTGGATGCCCGCCTCCTCGATATGCTCCAAAACCCCCCCGATGACGCAGCGTTCCCCATCGCCCACCACATCCACATCAACCTCCAGCGCGTCTTCCAAGAACTTATCGATCAACACCGGCAATCCTGGCGAGACGTCAAACGCTTTCTGCGCAAAGGTCTTCAGCTGATCATCGTCGTACACGATTTCCATGGCGCGCCCCCCCAGCACGTAGGAGGGGCGCACCAGGCACGGATACCCAATCGCATGCGCAGTGAGCTTGGCCTCTTCGAGGGTGAGCGCAGTGCCGCTCGGCGGCTGCCGCACGCCGAGCTCATCGAGCAGCCGCTTGAATTTCTCCCGATCCTCGGCGATGTCGATGGTCTGGGGCGCGGTGCCGAGGATGGGCACGCCGGCACCCGCCAGTTC
It includes:
- a CDS encoding PilZ domain-containing protein, whose protein sequence is MTAEARKFERAPIPLDAQYRRLSEIGPWQPTRVIDVSAMGMRCQVQEQVEVEETIQLKLQLPTTQESLEVSGVVRRQQTEGGAMTIGVEFIDLTPGQQAAIDAMVQFLGKRYPPTSFTP
- a CDS encoding PilZ domain-containing protein, with product MVETERRGGARAPRAFLVRHRAPDAGGGSWLVSPLRDLSVGGARFMTESLLLKAGDPLELQLVLPTVAHPLRLPAKVVWARAGRIASIMELGVAFEFPDEASQAAVARATGVFQQRGR